In the genome of Streptomyces pactum, one region contains:
- a CDS encoding DUF6506 family protein: protein MTPVHWAFIHQTDGADPGRDSRTVVIGGCRVELVAVGTHDQAVPVARDLAARGVQLIELCGGFGAVWTARVIEAVEGRVPVGAVTYGAESLAGLRAVFP, encoded by the coding sequence ATGACACCGGTCCACTGGGCCTTCATCCACCAGACCGACGGGGCCGACCCCGGCCGGGACAGCCGGACGGTGGTCATCGGCGGCTGCCGCGTCGAGCTGGTCGCCGTGGGCACCCACGACCAGGCGGTCCCGGTGGCGCGGGACCTGGCCGCGCGCGGGGTGCAGCTGATCGAGCTGTGCGGCGGCTTCGGCGCGGTGTGGACGGCCCGGGTGATCGAGGCGGTGGAGGGGCGGGTGCCGGTCGGCGCGGTCACCTACGGCGCGGAGTCGCTCGCGGGGTTGCGCGCCGTCTTCCCCTGA
- a CDS encoding response regulator, producing the protein MTIKVLLADDQALLRSAFRILVDSEPDMEVVGEASDGAQAVALARSEGADVVLMDIRMPGTDGLAATRMISQDPALTGVRVVMLTTFEVDEYVVESLRAGASGFLGKGAEPDELLAAIRIAAGGEALLSPAATKGLIARFLAQGGGADPAGAYDASRLEALTGREREVLVQVAGGLSNDEIADRLQVSPLTVKTHVNRAMAKLGARDRAQLVVISYETGLVRPRV; encoded by the coding sequence ATGACGATCAAGGTGTTGCTCGCGGACGACCAGGCACTGCTGCGCAGCGCGTTCCGGATACTGGTGGACTCCGAACCGGACATGGAGGTGGTCGGCGAGGCGTCCGACGGGGCCCAGGCGGTGGCGCTCGCCCGTTCCGAGGGGGCCGACGTGGTGCTGATGGACATCCGGATGCCCGGCACCGACGGGCTCGCGGCCACCCGCATGATCAGCCAGGACCCGGCGCTGACCGGGGTGCGGGTGGTCATGCTGACCACCTTCGAGGTGGACGAGTACGTGGTGGAGTCGCTGCGCGCCGGGGCCAGCGGCTTCCTGGGCAAGGGCGCCGAGCCCGACGAGCTGCTCGCCGCCATCCGGATCGCGGCGGGCGGCGAGGCGCTGCTGTCCCCGGCCGCCACCAAGGGGCTGATCGCCCGGTTCCTGGCCCAGGGCGGCGGTGCCGACCCGGCGGGCGCGTACGACGCCAGCCGGCTGGAGGCGCTGACCGGGCGGGAGCGGGAGGTGCTGGTGCAGGTCGCCGGCGGACTGTCCAACGACGAGATCGCCGACCGCCTCCAGGTCAGCCCGCTCACCGTCAAGACACATGTGAACCGGGCGATGGCCAAGCTGGGCGCCCGGGACCGGGCCCAGCTGGTCGTCATCTCCTACGAGACCGGACTGGTGCGGCCCCGGGTCTGA
- a CDS encoding sensor histidine kinase, which yields MSSFTVGPGLARPHRWLRAHPYALDTLVALGVFATVLVVSVSNSGHAPKTSPVGPAFVLISAAASAALVLRGRYPRSVLALTSALTAVELATGGGPDLAPRTAIVLSVVVALYTVASRTDRPTTRRIGAATIVAVTGSAMLFGMRPWYAAENLGLFAWTGMAAAAGDAVRSRRAYVAAIEERAVRAEQTREEEARRRVAEERLRIARELHDVVAHHIALVNVQAGVASHVMESRPDQAKQALAHVREASRSALDELRATVGLLRQYGDPAAPTEPAPGLGLLDQLVQGFVRTGLTVEVVMDPAGAPGPLPAAVDLTAYRVVQEALTNVHKHAGPQASARVLIVRRSAVLEVSVLDDGPPASDGWGEVGTAGRGTAGGGAPARPGRPAPPAARSGDGGGHGLIGMRERVAALGGECEAGPRPQGGFGVRVRLPLQARTGGEPQ from the coding sequence GTGAGCTCCTTCACCGTCGGGCCGGGGCTGGCCCGCCCGCACCGCTGGCTGCGCGCGCACCCGTACGCCCTGGACACGCTGGTGGCGCTGGGCGTCTTCGCCACCGTCCTGGTCGTCTCGGTGAGCAACTCCGGCCACGCCCCGAAGACCAGCCCGGTCGGTCCCGCCTTCGTCCTCATCAGCGCCGCGGCCTCGGCGGCGCTGGTGCTGCGCGGCCGCTACCCGCGCAGCGTGCTCGCCCTGACCAGTGCGCTGACCGCCGTCGAACTGGCCACCGGGGGCGGGCCCGACCTGGCGCCGCGCACCGCCATCGTGCTGAGCGTGGTGGTGGCGCTGTACACCGTGGCGTCCCGCACCGACCGTCCCACCACCCGCCGGATCGGGGCCGCGACCATCGTGGCCGTCACCGGCAGCGCCATGCTCTTCGGCATGCGGCCCTGGTACGCGGCGGAGAACCTGGGCCTCTTCGCCTGGACGGGGATGGCGGCGGCGGCCGGGGACGCGGTGCGCAGCCGCCGCGCCTACGTGGCGGCGATAGAGGAGCGCGCGGTGCGCGCCGAGCAGACCCGCGAGGAGGAGGCCCGGCGGCGGGTGGCCGAGGAGCGGCTGCGCATCGCCCGGGAGCTGCACGACGTGGTGGCCCACCACATCGCCCTGGTCAACGTGCAGGCCGGGGTGGCCTCGCACGTCATGGAGAGCCGCCCGGACCAGGCGAAACAGGCGCTGGCCCACGTCCGTGAGGCGAGCCGGTCGGCGCTGGACGAACTGCGCGCCACGGTCGGCCTGCTGCGGCAGTACGGGGACCCGGCCGCCCCCACCGAACCGGCGCCGGGCCTGGGCCTGCTGGACCAGCTCGTCCAGGGCTTCGTCCGGACCGGACTCACCGTGGAGGTGGTCATGGACCCGGCCGGCGCCCCCGGTCCGCTGCCCGCCGCGGTGGACCTCACCGCCTACCGGGTGGTGCAGGAGGCGCTGACCAATGTGCACAAGCACGCCGGCCCGCAGGCGAGCGCCCGGGTGCTCATCGTCCGCCGGTCCGCGGTGCTGGAGGTCTCCGTGCTGGACGACGGGCCGCCCGCCTCCGACGGATGGGGCGAGGTGGGCACGGCCGGCCGGGGCACGGCCGGCGGCGGTGCCCCGGCGCGCCCCGGCCGCCCCGCGCCGCCGGCGGCCCGCAGCGGCGACGGCGGCGGGCACGGCCTGATCGGCATGCGGGAGCGGGTCGCGGCGCTCGGCGGGGAGTGCGAAGCGGGACCCCGGCCGCAGGGCGGCTTCGGGGTCCGGGTGAGACTTCCCCTGCAGGCCCGCACGGGAGGGGAGCCCCAATGA
- the pspAA gene encoding PspA-associated protein PspAA, which translates to MIVRIMGEGQLELADSHLSGLNRLDDELLTEMEGGDEEGFRRTLAALLDAVRSLGTPLPDDSLEPSELILPAPDATLDDVRRMLTDDGLIPGTV; encoded by the coding sequence GTGATCGTACGCATCATGGGGGAGGGGCAGCTGGAGCTGGCGGACAGCCACCTCTCCGGTCTGAACCGGCTCGACGACGAGTTGCTCACCGAGATGGAGGGCGGGGACGAGGAGGGCTTCCGGCGCACCCTGGCCGCCCTCCTGGACGCCGTACGCAGCCTCGGCACACCGCTGCCCGACGACTCCCTGGAGCCCTCCGAGCTGATCCTGCCCGCCCCCGACGCGACGCTGGACGACGTCCGCCGGATGCTCACCGACGACGGTCTGATCCCCGGCACGGTCTGA
- a CDS encoding PspA/IM30 family protein — MSGVMKRMGMIFRAKANKALDRAEDPRETLDYSYQKQLELLQKVRRGVADVATSRKRLELQLNQLQNQSAKLEEQGRKALALGREDLAREALSRRAALQQQAADLEVQHQTLQGEEEKLTLAAQRLQAKVDAFRTRKETIKATYTAAQAQTRIGEAFSGISEEMGDVGMAIQRAEDKTAQMQARAGAIDELLASGALDDPTGMAKDDITAELERISGGADVEIELQRMKAELAGGSGGQQAIEGGRPNPAEQPRTETTKFDKR, encoded by the coding sequence ATGAGCGGTGTCATGAAGCGTATGGGGATGATCTTCCGCGCGAAGGCCAACAAGGCCCTTGACCGGGCCGAGGACCCGCGCGAGACCCTCGACTACTCGTACCAGAAGCAGCTGGAGCTGCTGCAGAAGGTGCGCCGCGGCGTGGCCGACGTGGCCACCTCCCGCAAGCGGCTCGAACTGCAGCTCAACCAGTTGCAGAACCAGTCGGCCAAGCTGGAGGAGCAGGGCCGCAAGGCGCTCGCGCTGGGCCGCGAGGACCTGGCGCGCGAGGCGCTGTCCCGTCGCGCGGCGCTCCAGCAGCAGGCCGCCGACCTGGAGGTGCAGCACCAGACGCTCCAGGGCGAGGAGGAGAAGCTGACCCTGGCCGCGCAGCGCCTGCAGGCCAAGGTGGACGCCTTCCGCACCCGCAAGGAGACGATCAAGGCCACCTACACCGCCGCCCAGGCGCAGACCCGGATCGGCGAGGCGTTCTCCGGCATCTCCGAGGAGATGGGCGACGTCGGCATGGCGATCCAGCGCGCCGAGGACAAGACCGCGCAGATGCAGGCACGGGCCGGCGCCATCGACGAGCTGCTCGCCTCCGGCGCGCTGGACGACCCGACCGGCATGGCGAAGGACGACATCACCGCCGAGCTGGAGCGCATCTCCGGCGGCGCGGACGTGGAGATCGAGCTCCAGCGGATGAAGGCCGAACTGGCGGGCGGCAGCGGAGGCCAGCAGGCTATTGAGGGCGGCAGGCCGAACCCGGCCGAGCAGCCGCGGACGGAAACCACCAAGTTCGACAAGCGGTAG
- a CDS encoding DUF3043 domain-containing protein, translated as MFRSRSKDEQAAPTKVTADRPQQPRDPQAPKGRPTPKRSEAQTQRRSLAQTPTNRKEAARRQREARRADLARQREALASGDERYLPARDKGPVRRFARDYVDSRFVVAEFFLPLAVIILVLSMIQAGAMQTYVLLMWMLVILLIVVNSVVIAIQLKRQLRKRFPGENLRGAVPYALMRTLQMRRLRLPKPQVKRGERP; from the coding sequence GTGTTCCGAAGCCGTTCCAAGGACGAGCAGGCCGCGCCCACCAAGGTGACCGCGGACCGGCCGCAGCAGCCCCGTGACCCGCAGGCGCCCAAGGGCCGCCCCACCCCCAAGCGGAGTGAGGCCCAGACGCAGCGCCGCAGCCTGGCGCAGACGCCGACCAACCGCAAGGAGGCCGCCCGCCGGCAGCGGGAGGCCCGGCGCGCGGACCTCGCCCGCCAGCGCGAGGCCCTGGCCAGCGGTGACGAGCGGTACCTGCCCGCCCGGGACAAGGGCCCGGTGCGACGGTTCGCCCGTGACTACGTGGACTCCCGCTTCGTGGTGGCCGAGTTCTTCCTGCCGCTCGCGGTGATCATCCTGGTGCTCAGCATGATCCAGGCGGGCGCCATGCAGACGTACGTGCTGCTGATGTGGATGCTGGTCATCCTGCTGATCGTGGTGAACTCCGTGGTCATCGCCATCCAGCTCAAGCGTCAGCTGCGCAAGCGGTTCCCCGGCGAGAACCTGCGCGGCGCGGTGCCGTACGCCCTGATGCGCACCCTGCAGATGCGCCGGCTGCGGCTGCCCAAGCCCCAGGTCAAGCGCGGGGAGCGGCCCTGA
- a CDS encoding class I SAM-dependent methyltransferase: MRQELVARQLDERIAAHHPVGRRLRVLDAGLGQGVQALRLARAGHEVTALEPDPAALAAARAAVAREPAGIQERIRLVQGDARDIGAHFPPGTFDVVLCHGVLMYVPEPAPVLAGLARVLAAGGLLSLVVRNADALALRPGLAGDWDAALAAFGSTTYTSRLGLPVRADRLTDLSAALTGVGAPLDRWYGVRLFTDPVADDRPPPAPEVLERLLAAEERAGRTDPYRAVAALLHLCGVRRS; this comes from the coding sequence GTGCGGCAGGAGCTGGTGGCCCGCCAGCTCGACGAGCGCATCGCCGCCCACCATCCGGTGGGCCGGCGGCTGCGGGTGCTCGACGCGGGCCTCGGCCAGGGCGTCCAGGCGCTGCGGCTGGCCCGGGCCGGCCACGAGGTGACCGCCCTGGAGCCCGACCCGGCCGCCCTGGCCGCGGCGCGCGCCGCGGTGGCCCGGGAGCCGGCCGGCATCCAGGAGCGGATACGGCTGGTCCAGGGTGACGCGCGGGACATCGGCGCACACTTCCCGCCCGGCACCTTCGACGTGGTGCTCTGCCACGGGGTGCTGATGTACGTGCCGGAGCCGGCCCCCGTCCTCGCCGGCCTCGCGCGGGTGCTGGCAGCCGGCGGCCTGCTGTCGCTGGTGGTACGGAACGCCGACGCGCTCGCCCTCCGGCCGGGCCTGGCCGGGGACTGGGACGCCGCCCTGGCCGCCTTCGGCTCCACCACGTACACCAGCCGCCTCGGGCTGCCGGTGCGCGCCGACCGGCTGACGGACCTGTCCGCGGCGCTCACCGGGGTCGGCGCACCGCTGGACCGCTGGTACGGGGTGCGGCTCTTCACCGACCCGGTGGCCGACGACCGGCCCCCGCCGGCGCCGGAGGTGCTGGAACGGCTGCTGGCGGCGGAGGAACGCGCCGGACGCACCGACCCGTACCGCGCGGTCGCCGCGCTGCTCCACCTGTGCGGGGTACGCCGGAGCTGA
- a CDS encoding S1C family serine protease has protein sequence MDGSRSRRRPLSTVAMVCSVALLAGGGLAGCGFGGDDEGGGPASPAPPSVSLSSHRSAPERSRGEPPAGYEKTVAAVLPSVVQITTGKSLGSGVVYDGKGHVVTNAHVVGDAEKFEVTLATGKGTRSASLVYSYPDQDLAVIKLDEVPEGLRPAAFADSSEVEVGQIVLAMGSPLGLSSSVTQGIVSAVGRTVRAESDGGTGTMMSDLVQTSAPINPGNSGGALVNLANQVVGVPTLAATDPELGDAAAGIGFAIPSSTVTSIADQIISQGKVTDSGKAALGITARTLLGDDYQPAGVAVVSVAEDGPAAKAGIEAGDTIVAVDGAEVRSMTDLSEALAAHEPGDEATVGYERDGERHTARVTLGEL, from the coding sequence ATGGACGGATCTCGCTCCCGCAGGCGTCCGCTGTCCACCGTCGCCATGGTGTGCTCGGTCGCCCTGCTCGCCGGTGGGGGACTCGCCGGTTGCGGTTTCGGAGGGGACGACGAGGGCGGCGGCCCGGCGTCGCCCGCCCCGCCCTCGGTGTCGCTCTCCTCGCACCGCTCGGCCCCCGAACGGAGCCGGGGGGAGCCGCCGGCAGGCTACGAGAAAACGGTGGCGGCGGTGCTGCCGTCGGTCGTGCAGATCACCACCGGGAAGAGCCTGGGCTCGGGCGTGGTCTACGACGGCAAGGGCCACGTGGTCACCAACGCCCACGTGGTCGGCGACGCCGAGAAGTTCGAGGTCACCCTCGCCACCGGAAAGGGAACCCGGTCGGCGTCCCTGGTCTACAGCTATCCGGACCAGGACCTCGCCGTCATCAAGCTGGACGAGGTCCCCGAGGGGCTGCGGCCCGCCGCCTTCGCGGACTCCTCGGAGGTCGAGGTCGGCCAGATCGTCCTGGCCATGGGCAGCCCGCTGGGGCTGTCCAGCAGCGTCACCCAGGGCATCGTCTCGGCGGTGGGCCGGACGGTCCGGGCGGAGTCGGACGGCGGCACCGGGACCATGATGAGCGACCTGGTGCAGACCTCGGCACCGATCAACCCGGGGAACAGCGGCGGCGCCCTGGTCAATCTCGCCAACCAGGTCGTCGGGGTGCCCACGCTCGCCGCCACCGACCCGGAACTGGGGGACGCGGCCGCCGGCATCGGCTTCGCGATCCCCTCCTCGACGGTGACCTCCATCGCCGACCAGATCATCAGCCAGGGCAAGGTCACCGATTCGGGCAAGGCGGCGCTGGGCATCACCGCGCGGACCCTGCTCGGGGACGATTACCAGCCCGCCGGGGTGGCCGTCGTCTCCGTCGCGGAGGACGGGCCCGCCGCGAAGGCCGGCATCGAGGCCGGCGACACCATCGTCGCGGTGGACGGCGCCGAGGTCCGGTCGATGACCGACCTGTCCGAGGCACTGGCGGCCCACGAGCCGGGGGACGAGGCCACCGTCGGCTACGAGCGGGACGGCGAGCGGCACACCGCGCGGGTCACCCTCGGCGAACTGTGA
- a CDS encoding bifunctional adenosylcobinamide kinase/adenosylcobinamide-phosphate guanylyltransferase → MELTLLGTGAPDGLPRHGCPCAACAAATGDAARAATALLVDGALLLDLTPGPAFAAARAGHSLTGVRQVLLSHPHDGPPLEYPAGLPAPGRVPDGRELALISGHRVRAVALDSPGTGYEVTGPDGGRLLYLPPDGAPAGLTGPTAPALPYDLVLLDVVRRPDALARLRAAGAVSATTDVLAVHLGHEVPPGPELHRRLAAAGARAVPDGTTVTVGEYHFVPDLPRRTLVLGGARSGKSVEAERRLEAFPEVVYVATGGTREGDPEWAARVALHRDRRPGSWRTEETCDLVPLLAAEGPPLLIDCLSLWLTDAMDAVGAWDDAVWAADGRTALRERTAELVAAVRATRRTVVAVSNEVGSGVVPATASGRRYRDELGRLNAAFAAECEHVLLVVAGQALALRG, encoded by the coding sequence GTGGAACTGACTCTCCTGGGCACCGGGGCACCGGACGGGCTGCCCCGTCACGGCTGTCCCTGCGCCGCCTGCGCGGCGGCCACCGGCGACGCGGCGCGGGCGGCCACCGCGCTGCTCGTCGACGGCGCGCTGCTGCTCGACCTCACCCCCGGTCCGGCCTTCGCGGCGGCCCGCGCGGGGCACTCGCTGACCGGCGTACGGCAGGTGCTGCTCTCGCACCCGCACGACGGGCCGCCGCTGGAGTACCCCGCGGGGCTGCCCGCCCCGGGACGGGTGCCGGACGGCCGGGAGCTGGCGCTGATCAGCGGGCACCGGGTGCGGGCCGTGGCACTGGACTCCCCCGGCACCGGCTACGAGGTGACCGGCCCGGACGGCGGCCGGCTGCTCTACCTGCCGCCGGACGGCGCGCCCGCCGGGCTCACCGGCCCTACCGCCCCGGCCCTGCCGTACGACCTGGTGCTGCTGGACGTGGTGCGGCGCCCGGACGCGCTCGCCCGGCTCCGCGCGGCGGGGGCGGTGTCCGCCACCACCGACGTGCTCGCCGTGCACCTCGGCCACGAGGTGCCGCCCGGCCCGGAACTCCACCGCAGGCTCGCCGCGGCGGGGGCCCGGGCGGTGCCCGACGGGACCACGGTGACGGTCGGCGAGTACCACTTCGTACCGGACCTGCCCCGGCGGACCCTGGTGCTGGGCGGCGCCCGGTCGGGGAAGTCGGTGGAGGCCGAGCGGCGACTGGAGGCCTTCCCGGAGGTGGTGTACGTGGCCACCGGCGGCACCCGGGAGGGCGACCCGGAGTGGGCGGCCCGGGTGGCGCTCCACCGGGACCGGCGGCCGGGCTCCTGGCGGACCGAGGAGACCTGTGACCTGGTGCCGCTGCTGGCGGCGGAGGGGCCGCCGCTGCTGATCGACTGTCTGTCGCTGTGGCTAACCGACGCCATGGACGCGGTGGGGGCGTGGGACGACGCGGTCTGGGCCGCGGACGGCCGGACGGCGCTGCGGGAGCGGACCGCCGAGCTGGTGGCGGCGGTGCGCGCCACCCGCCGCACGGTGGTGGCGGTGAGCAACGAGGTCGGGTCCGGGGTCGTCCCGGCGACCGCCTCCGGACGGCGCTACCGCGACGAGCTGGGCCGGCTGAACGCGGCCTTCGCCGCCGAGTGCGAGCATGTGCTGCTCGTCGTCGCGGGGCAGGCGCTGGCGCTGCGCGGCTGA
- the cobT gene encoding nicotinate-nucleotide--dimethylbenzimidazole phosphoribosyltransferase → MNLDDFVDLIERPDGSVRRDAEERRERLTVAPGALGRLDELGEWLSAAQGQVPVRPVEQPRVVLFAGDHGVAHLDVSGRPAGSAATLVRAALDGVSPIGVLARRFGVPLRVVDMSLDCDPELLPAEITRHRVRRGSGRLDIADALTEDEAEQAFRAGMAVADEEADAGTDLVVLGDISVGGTTAAGTLIAALCGTDASVVTGRGGAHIDDLAWMRKCAAIRDGLRRARPVIGDQLKLLATVGGADLTAMTGFLLQSAVRRTPVILDGVVSAACALVAQRVAFRAPDWWQAGQASGEPAQEKALDRMSLVPLLDHGVTVGEGTGALLALPLVQAAAALLAELPERD, encoded by the coding sequence CTGAATCTGGATGACTTCGTGGACCTGATCGAGCGGCCCGACGGCAGCGTCCGGCGCGACGCCGAGGAGCGGCGGGAGCGGCTGACGGTGGCCCCCGGCGCCCTCGGCCGGCTGGACGAACTCGGCGAGTGGCTGAGCGCTGCCCAGGGGCAGGTGCCGGTCAGGCCCGTCGAACAGCCGCGCGTGGTGCTCTTCGCGGGTGACCACGGGGTGGCCCACCTCGACGTCTCCGGCCGCCCCGCCGGGTCTGCGGCCACCCTGGTGCGGGCGGCGCTGGACGGGGTGAGCCCGATCGGCGTGCTGGCCCGGCGGTTCGGGGTGCCGCTGCGGGTTGTCGACATGTCGCTCGACTGCGACCCGGAGCTGCTGCCCGCCGAGATCACCCGGCACCGGGTGCGGCGCGGCTCGGGACGGCTGGACATCGCGGACGCCCTCACCGAGGACGAGGCCGAGCAGGCGTTCCGGGCCGGCATGGCGGTGGCGGACGAGGAGGCCGACGCCGGTACCGACCTGGTGGTGCTGGGCGACATCAGCGTCGGCGGCACCACGGCGGCGGGCACCCTGATCGCCGCGCTGTGCGGCACCGACGCCTCGGTGGTCACCGGCCGGGGCGGCGCGCACATCGACGACCTGGCGTGGATGCGCAAGTGCGCGGCGATCCGGGACGGTCTGCGGCGGGCGCGGCCGGTCATCGGCGACCAGCTCAAGCTGCTGGCCACCGTGGGCGGCGCGGACCTCACCGCGATGACCGGGTTCCTGCTGCAGAGCGCGGTGCGGCGGACCCCGGTGATCCTGGACGGGGTGGTCTCGGCCGCGTGCGCCCTGGTGGCCCAGCGGGTCGCCTTCCGGGCCCCGGACTGGTGGCAGGCCGGCCAGGCGAGCGGCGAGCCGGCGCAGGAGAAGGCGCTGGACCGGATGTCGCTGGTGCCGCTGCTGGACCACGGCGTCACGGTGGGCGAGGGGACCGGGGCGCTGCTCGCCCTGCCGCTGGTGCAGGCGGCCGCCGCGCTCCTGGCGGAGCTCCCCGAACGCGACTGA
- a CDS encoding adenosylcobinamide-GDP ribazoletransferase translates to MDTTPQQSPARPPHPPRAPLPDGLRFAFGTLTALPVRVARWDRGAAHTGMLCAPLPGLVIGLCAAWAGGLLLLAGGGPLLAAVATVAVPAVLTRGLHLDGLADTADGLGCGKPAEDALRVMKRSDIGPFGVITLLLALLAQVAAVAELYSDSWARGAAAAALAGTVARCALTLAARSTVPAARPEGLGAAVAGAVPVRSAVAVAVVVLAGGAALGAGFGPYAALGHALAVAAALTAAELLLRHCRRRFGGVTGDVFGGLAETATVTALVVLTLG, encoded by the coding sequence ATGGACACCACGCCGCAGCAGTCCCCCGCACGCCCGCCGCACCCGCCGCGGGCGCCCCTCCCCGACGGGCTGCGCTTCGCCTTCGGCACGCTCACCGCGCTGCCGGTGCGGGTGGCGCGCTGGGACCGGGGCGCCGCCCACACCGGGATGCTCTGCGCCCCGCTGCCCGGTCTGGTGATCGGCCTGTGCGCGGCGTGGGCCGGCGGGCTGCTGCTGCTCGCCGGCGGTGGCCCGCTGCTCGCCGCGGTGGCCACCGTCGCGGTGCCCGCCGTACTGACCCGGGGGCTCCACCTGGACGGGCTGGCCGACACCGCCGACGGGCTGGGCTGCGGGAAGCCGGCCGAGGACGCGCTGCGTGTCATGAAGCGGTCCGACATCGGGCCGTTCGGCGTGATCACCCTGCTCCTCGCGCTGCTCGCCCAGGTCGCGGCGGTCGCCGAGCTCTACTCCGACAGCTGGGCACGGGGCGCGGCCGCGGCGGCCCTGGCCGGGACGGTGGCGCGCTGCGCGCTGACCCTCGCCGCCCGGAGCACGGTCCCCGCGGCCCGGCCCGAGGGCCTGGGCGCCGCGGTCGCCGGGGCGGTGCCGGTCCGCTCGGCGGTGGCGGTGGCGGTGGTTGTCCTGGCGGGCGGCGCGGCGCTGGGAGCGGGGTTCGGCCCCTACGCGGCGCTGGGGCACGCGCTGGCCGTGGCGGCCGCGCTGACCGCCGCGGAGCTGCTGCTGCGGCACTGCCGCCGCCGCTTCGGCGGGGTGACCGGCGATGTCTTCGGCGGCCTGGCGGAGACCGCCACCGTCACCGCGCTGGTCGTGCTGACCCTGGGCTGA